In a genomic window of Methylobacter sp. YRD-M1:
- a CDS encoding cytochrome P460 family protein: protein MKKMQNLKLRFSLAVVLLALSATTTAETQTAPAAAKPAHGEYKDWRLLSVSHRTEKQTLRAILGNDTAIEAARKGQTKPWPDGAVLAKVVWKERAHPNWPQAVVPGEFAAAEAMIKDSKKYAATGGWGFAHWDGKKLVMHEEAKAKECFACHMPMKGNDYTYTFSALQ from the coding sequence ATGAAAAAAATGCAGAATCTTAAATTGAGATTCTCTCTTGCCGTGGTGCTGTTGGCGCTATCGGCGACAACAACGGCAGAAACCCAAACAGCGCCGGCGGCCGCCAAGCCGGCGCACGGCGAATATAAAGACTGGCGATTGCTGTCGGTTTCTCACCGGACCGAGAAACAAACCCTGCGTGCCATTCTGGGCAATGATACGGCCATAGAAGCCGCACGCAAGGGCCAGACCAAACCCTGGCCGGACGGCGCGGTTTTAGCCAAAGTGGTATGGAAAGAGCGCGCTCATCCTAACTGGCCGCAAGCCGTCGTACCCGGCGAGTTTGCCGCAGCCGAAGCCATGATAAAGGACAGCAAGAAATATGCTGCTACCGGCGGTTGGGGATTTGCGCATTGGGACGGCAAGAAACTGGTCATGCATGAGGAAGCCAAGGCCAAGGAATGCTTTGCCTGCCATATGCCTATGAAAGGCAACGATTACACTTATACGTTCTCTGCACTGCAATAA
- the hemF gene encoding oxygen-dependent coproporphyrinogen oxidase — protein sequence MNTDDIARVKSYLLSLQDHICTALESQEPEARFIEDNWDRPEGGGGRTRVLANGQVFEQGGVNFSHVSGINLPPSATAKRPELADREFQAMGVSLVIHPKNPYVPTSHANVRFFIAENQGEPTIWWFGGGFDLTPFYPFHEDVLHWHQTARAACQPFGDQVYPAYKKWCDEYFFLKHRNETRGVGGLFFDDLNEWDFERCFAFMQSVGNHYTEAYLPIVQKRKDTPFGERERDFQLYRRGRYVEFNLVYDRGTLFGLQSGGRTESILMSMPPVAHWRYNWQPEPGSAEARLYEQYLKPQDWLTDN from the coding sequence ATGAATACCGATGATATCGCCCGCGTAAAATCCTACCTGCTCAGCTTGCAGGACCATATCTGCACGGCGCTGGAAAGCCAGGAACCCGAAGCCCGGTTTATTGAAGACAATTGGGATCGGCCGGAGGGAGGCGGCGGCAGAACGCGCGTGCTCGCAAATGGGCAGGTATTCGAGCAGGGCGGCGTCAACTTTTCTCATGTCTCGGGCATCAACCTTCCGCCGTCGGCCACGGCAAAGCGACCCGAACTGGCCGATCGCGAGTTTCAGGCCATGGGCGTATCGCTGGTCATCCACCCCAAAAATCCGTATGTGCCGACTTCGCATGCCAATGTGCGTTTCTTTATCGCCGAAAATCAAGGAGAGCCGACCATCTGGTGGTTCGGCGGCGGTTTTGACTTGACGCCGTTTTATCCGTTCCATGAAGACGTCCTACATTGGCATCAAACGGCACGCGCTGCCTGCCAACCTTTCGGCGATCAGGTCTACCCTGCCTACAAGAAATGGTGCGACGAGTATTTTTTCCTCAAACACCGCAATGAAACGCGCGGCGTCGGCGGCCTGTTTTTCGACGATTTGAACGAATGGGATTTTGAACGTTGCTTTGCTTTCATGCAAAGCGTCGGCAACCATTATACCGAGGCCTATCTGCCCATCGTGCAGAAACGCAAGGATACGCCTTTCGGCGAGCGGGAACGCGATTTCCAGCTTTACCGCCGGGGCCGCTATGTCGAATTCAACCTGGTCTATGACAGGGGCACACTGTTCGGCCTGCAATCGGGCGGCCGGACCGAATCGATTCTGATGTCCATGCCGCCTGTCGCTCACTGGCGGTACAACTGGCAGCCGGAACCCGGCAGTGCCGAGGCGCGGCTTTATGAGCAGTACCTGAAGCCGCAGGATTGGCTGACCGACAACTGA
- the cysM gene encoding cysteine synthase CysM: MTFPTIESFVGNTPLVRLQRLPGATSNTILAKLEGNNPAGSVKDRPAISMIKHAEDRGEIKPGDRLIEATSGNTGIALAMAAAIKGYRMTLIMPDNMSEERRASMKAYGAEIILTPAAGSMEAAIDLAREMEAAGKGKILDQFSNPDNPRAHYEGTGPEIWRDTQGKITHFVSSMGTTGTIMGTAKYLKEQNAAIQIIGVQPEGESKIPGIRRWPKEYLPKIYQAERVDRIIDVDQNSAENVTRALAAEEGIFAGISSGGAVSAALRLSDEVENAVIVVIICDRGDRYLSTGVFPG, translated from the coding sequence ATGACTTTTCCAACCATTGAATCCTTTGTCGGCAATACGCCGTTAGTCAGGCTCCAGCGTTTGCCTGGTGCCACCAGCAATACCATTCTGGCCAAACTGGAAGGCAACAATCCTGCCGGATCGGTAAAAGACCGGCCGGCGATCAGCATGATCAAGCATGCCGAGGACAGAGGCGAAATCAAGCCTGGCGACCGGCTGATTGAAGCGACCAGCGGCAACACCGGCATCGCCCTGGCCATGGCCGCGGCCATCAAAGGCTACAGGATGACCCTGATCATGCCCGACAATATGAGCGAGGAACGCCGGGCATCGATGAAAGCCTACGGCGCCGAGATTATTCTGACGCCGGCGGCCGGCAGCATGGAGGCCGCGATCGATCTGGCGCGGGAAATGGAAGCGGCCGGCAAGGGCAAGATTCTCGACCAATTTTCCAACCCGGACAATCCGCGAGCGCACTATGAAGGTACCGGCCCTGAAATCTGGCGCGACACGCAGGGCAAAATCACGCATTTCGTCAGCTCGATGGGCACGACCGGCACGATCATGGGCACGGCAAAGTACCTGAAAGAGCAGAACGCAGCAATTCAGATTATCGGCGTGCAGCCGGAAGGCGAGTCCAAAATTCCCGGTATCCGGCGCTGGCCCAAGGAATACCTGCCGAAAATTTATCAGGCCGAACGCGTCGACCGCATTATCGATGTCGATCAGAATTCGGCTGAAAATGTCACGCGCGCGCTGGCGGCCGAGGAGGGCATTTTTGCCGGTATTTCATCGGGCGGCGCCGTGTCGGCGGCCCTGAGATTATCGGACGAAGTCGAAAATGCCGTGATTGTGGTCATTATCTGCGATCGGGGTGACCGCTATTTGTCGACCGGCGTTTTTCCGGGCTGA
- a CDS encoding C4-dicarboxylate ABC transporter, with product MTRIFLAIACFLIASPANALDAASVSIETVEAEGWQLQGVHIALAELAKSPQQLALTIDRLALPEPFNDLNLANIHCAAFTWGNKAMVCTKGLAEIRSQRWQSPAADFSFRVAENRSSFSLTNLYWAGGRFAVEGEEAGHQWRLKIRAHKADVKLMQELTKLSSAEVKDGRISFSIDASGSHEVIHTVDAAVHLKEFSGQSTDARFAAEKLNLTARLAAFRGDNGWQWQHHAEVSSGAVYAEPLYLTMGAQTIALDAQGGWNDKTRQAVIKSASYHHPGAAALKGSAVVRYDDKVAIEKADMTLTSEDLAGLSAAYLKPLFEATALEGVSLAGRMKADFSVAQNALTRLTAGFSDLDVNDESGRLAIQGGDGILNWSSDEAFHKKSELVWQRLQVRALPVGPARLSFLAKAGTIELLEKTKLPFLDGIVAVNELKWQTRPQGEPEVYFEGNVDKVSLEQLSNALNWTPLSGTISGRIPGVDYRDKTLSLGGELNIKVFDGEIKVTNLASSGLFTDFPRLHAELEINNLDLDQLTRRFEFGGITGRLSGYVQQLYMENWKPVSFYAWLGTPDDDDSKHRISQKAVRNIASIGGGGAADILSRSFLRFFETFMYDKIGVGCYLHEGVCQMMGVEAAQQGYYLIKGGGLPRIDVIGYNPRVNWNVLMDRLARILTTDEVRIE from the coding sequence ATGACGAGGATCTTTCTGGCGATTGCCTGTTTTTTAATCGCATCGCCAGCCAATGCCTTGGATGCCGCCTCGGTCAGTATCGAAACCGTTGAAGCCGAAGGTTGGCAATTGCAGGGCGTGCATATCGCCTTGGCGGAGCTCGCTAAAAGTCCGCAGCAACTGGCTTTGACTATCGACAGACTGGCCCTGCCCGAGCCTTTTAACGATTTGAATTTGGCCAATATCCACTGCGCCGCCTTCACCTGGGGCAACAAGGCTATGGTCTGCACTAAGGGGCTGGCCGAAATCCGCTCACAACGCTGGCAGTCGCCGGCGGCCGATTTTTCCTTTCGGGTTGCGGAAAACCGCAGCTCCTTCTCGCTTACCAATCTGTATTGGGCAGGAGGGCGATTCGCTGTGGAAGGCGAAGAGGCCGGCCACCAATGGCGGCTGAAAATCCGCGCCCACAAGGCTGATGTCAAGCTGATGCAGGAACTGACCAAATTGTCGTCAGCTGAAGTCAAAGACGGCCGCATCAGTTTTTCGATTGACGCATCGGGTTCGCATGAGGTCATCCATACTGTCGATGCGGCAGTCCATCTGAAAGAGTTCTCGGGGCAGAGCACGGATGCGCGCTTCGCCGCCGAAAAACTGAATCTGACGGCCAGACTGGCGGCGTTTCGCGGCGATAACGGATGGCAATGGCAACATCATGCTGAAGTCAGCAGCGGTGCTGTTTATGCCGAACCGCTCTATCTGACGATGGGGGCGCAAACGATTGCGCTGGATGCGCAGGGCGGCTGGAACGATAAGACCAGGCAGGCCGTGATCAAATCGGCCAGTTATCATCATCCAGGCGCGGCTGCCTTAAAAGGCAGTGCGGTTGTGCGGTATGACGATAAAGTGGCAATCGAAAAAGCCGATATGACACTGACCAGCGAGGATCTGGCAGGGCTGTCGGCAGCCTATCTAAAGCCCTTGTTTGAAGCGACGGCGTTGGAAGGCGTGTCGCTGGCCGGACGGATGAAGGCCGACTTTTCCGTCGCGCAGAATGCGTTGACCCGTTTGACGGCCGGTTTCAGCGATCTGGATGTGAATGACGAATCGGGACGCCTGGCGATCCAGGGCGGCGATGGCATCCTCAACTGGTCCAGTGATGAAGCCTTTCATAAAAAATCTGAACTGGTCTGGCAGCGGCTACAGGTAAGAGCCCTGCCTGTGGGACCGGCCCGGCTTTCATTTCTGGCCAAGGCGGGAACTATTGAACTGCTCGAGAAGACTAAGTTGCCTTTTTTGGACGGCATTGTCGCCGTCAATGAGCTTAAATGGCAGACCAGGCCGCAGGGGGAGCCTGAAGTTTACTTCGAAGGCAATGTCGATAAGGTGTCGCTGGAACAATTATCAAACGCGCTGAACTGGACGCCGTTATCCGGAACGATCAGCGGCCGCATCCCGGGCGTCGATTACCGTGATAAAACGCTGAGCCTCGGAGGCGAGCTGAACATCAAGGTTTTTGACGGGGAAATCAAGGTCACTAATCTGGCGTCATCGGGACTGTTTACCGATTTCCCGAGGCTTCATGCCGAACTGGAAATTAATAACCTGGATCTGGATCAATTGACGCGGCGGTTTGAGTTCGGCGGCATTACCGGGCGATTGTCGGGGTACGTCCAGCAGCTGTACATGGAAAACTGGAAGCCGGTCAGTTTTTACGCTTGGCTGGGAACGCCCGATGACGATGATTCCAAGCACCGGATCAGCCAGAAAGCGGTCAGGAATATCGCCAGCATCGGCGGAGGAGGCGCGGCCGATATACTGTCCAGAAGTTTTCTGCGCTTTTTTGAAACCTTTATGTACGACAAGATCGGTGTGGGCTGTTACCTGCACGAAGGCGTCTGCCAGATGATGGGCGTGGAGGCGGCGCAGCAGGGTTATTACCTTATTAAAGGCGGCGGTCTGCCGCGAATCGACGTAATCGGCTATAATCCGCGGGTTAACTGGAACGTATTGATGGATCGGTTGGCGCGTATTTTAACCACCGATGAAGTACGTATCGAATAA
- a CDS encoding YdbL family protein: protein MKKVAVLGALLLTACVTINIYFPAAAAEKAADEIIKGIQKEEAPEKTEPKAGLSGWQVAVFRSLDSVINVMVSPAQAEEADLSIDSPEIRQARSVMQSRFPELKRFYDAGYIGIQTDGLLTVRDAGSVPLQDRNKVSKLVAAENADREHLYQAIAKANGHPEWVAQIKSTFATRWINNAQRGWWYQSSNGSWKQK, encoded by the coding sequence ATGAAAAAAGTAGCCGTACTCGGCGCATTGTTGTTGACCGCCTGTGTGACGATCAATATTTATTTCCCTGCCGCAGCCGCGGAAAAGGCGGCCGATGAAATCATCAAAGGCATCCAGAAAGAGGAGGCGCCGGAAAAGACCGAGCCCAAGGCTGGTTTGTCCGGTTGGCAGGTTGCCGTTTTCCGGTCGCTGGATAGCGTCATCAATGTCATGGTTTCGCCGGCGCAGGCCGAGGAGGCTGATTTATCTATTGACAGCCCGGAAATCCGGCAGGCGCGCTCGGTGATGCAGAGCCGTTTTCCAGAGTTGAAGCGCTTTTATGACGCCGGTTATATCGGCATACAGACGGATGGTTTATTGACGGTCAGAGATGCCGGCAGCGTGCCTCTGCAGGACAGGAACAAAGTCAGCAAGCTGGTTGCGGCCGAAAATGCCGACCGCGAGCATCTTTACCAGGCCATTGCCAAAGCCAACGGTCACCCCGAATGGGTAGCCCAAATCAAATCAACCTTTGCCACCCGCTGGATCAATAACGCTCAGCGCGGCTGGTGGTATCAATCATCTAACGGAAGTTGGAAGCAGAAGTAA
- the rlmD gene encoding 23S rRNA (uracil(1939)-C(5))-methyltransferase RlmD — protein sequence MSRNRSRKKQLPETPVRVTIESLAHDGRGVAHVDGKVVFIDESLPGEEVEFVYTESRRDYAEGKVVSLLSRADDRVEAACAHYGICGGCSFQHVDSNAQIRIKQDLLVEQFKRIGKVEIPQLWEPLEGPHWGYRRKARMGVKYVAKKNRVLVGFRERRHPYLAEIDSCMVMHPVVGKRLIALGEMIAGLTVKDKIPQIEVAIGDDDCVLAIRVLEPPTEADKERMRAFGREHRMNICLQPKGPDTIEPLDGEPEVIPTYALPDQSVEFKFRPAMFTQVNYEINRQMINRVLDTLDLNENDNVLDLFCGLGNFTLPMARKAGRVVGVEGDLPLVKHARENARHNGIENVEFYAADLSKDISDQPWASRRYNKIMLDPSRAGASEVLPHFKQWKPDQIVYVSCNPSTLARDAGILVNELGYKLIKAGVMDMFPQTGHVESIALFEKK from the coding sequence ATGTCACGTAACAGATCGAGAAAAAAGCAGTTGCCGGAAACGCCGGTCAGAGTCACCATAGAATCGCTGGCGCATGATGGGCGCGGCGTCGCGCATGTGGACGGCAAGGTCGTCTTTATAGACGAGTCATTGCCGGGCGAGGAGGTCGAGTTTGTCTATACCGAAAGCCGCCGGGATTACGCGGAAGGCAAGGTGGTTAGTCTGCTGAGTCGCGCTGACGACCGCGTTGAGGCGGCGTGCGCGCATTACGGCATCTGCGGCGGCTGCAGCTTCCAGCATGTCGATTCAAACGCCCAGATCCGCATCAAGCAGGATTTGCTGGTCGAGCAATTCAAGCGCATCGGCAAAGTGGAAATTCCGCAGTTGTGGGAGCCGCTGGAAGGACCGCATTGGGGTTACCGCCGCAAGGCACGCATGGGCGTCAAATACGTCGCCAAGAAAAACCGCGTGCTGGTCGGCTTCAGGGAAAGACGCCATCCGTATCTGGCCGAGATCGACAGCTGCATGGTCATGCATCCGGTCGTGGGCAAGCGGCTGATCGCATTAGGCGAGATGATCGCCGGTTTGACGGTCAAGGATAAAATCCCGCAGATCGAAGTGGCGATCGGCGATGACGACTGCGTGCTGGCCATCCGCGTGCTGGAGCCGCCGACCGAGGCCGACAAGGAGCGCATGCGTGCGTTCGGGCGCGAGCACCGCATGAACATCTGCCTGCAGCCGAAAGGCCCTGATACGATCGAGCCGCTGGACGGCGAGCCGGAAGTCATACCGACTTATGCGTTGCCGGATCAGTCCGTGGAATTCAAATTCAGGCCGGCCATGTTCACGCAGGTCAATTACGAAATCAACCGGCAGATGATCAACCGCGTGCTCGATACGCTGGATCTCAATGAGAACGACAACGTGCTGGACCTGTTCTGCGGCCTCGGCAATTTTACGCTGCCGATGGCCAGAAAAGCCGGCCGCGTCGTCGGTGTCGAGGGCGATCTGCCGTTGGTCAAGCATGCCCGGGAAAACGCCCGCCATAACGGTATAGAGAATGTGGAATTTTATGCCGCCGATCTAAGCAAGGACATCAGCGATCAACCCTGGGCCAGTCGCAGGTACAACAAGATCATGCTCGACCCATCCAGAGCCGGCGCCTCGGAAGTGCTGCCGCATTTCAAGCAATGGAAGCCTGATCAGATCGTTTATGTGTCGTGCAATCCGTCGACGCTGGCCCGCGATGCGGGGATTTTGGTTAATGAGCTGGGCTACAAGCTGATCAAGGCCGGTGTCATGGATATGTTCCCGCAGACCGGCCATGTGGAATCGATTGCTTTGTTCGAGAAAAAATAG
- a CDS encoding MFS transporter — protein MTTKNTAPSIAHIAFASFIGTAIEFYDFYIYATASALVIGRVFFPQSDPAVQALSAFMTFGIAFLARPLGALLFGHFGDRIGRKATLAASLLLMGLSTLLIGCLPGYDTLGTWAPIALCLLRLGQGLGLGGEWGGAVLLATEYAPVGRRAWYGMFPQLGPSVGFLLATLSFWLLAVGLSDADFQDWGWRLPFLASGFLVAVGLYVRMKLAETPEFSALLEREPPLKMPLTVLLRQHLRAVLLGALAMVVCYTLFYTATVFCLSYGTNTLSIPRQQFLGMLCVAIVFMALATPLSAWASDRFGRSPVLLISSFVAVLAGFTLAPMLSSGSMLQITLFLSLSLFLMGATFAPMGALLPELFPVAVRYTGAGAAYNLGGILGASCAPYISQLLANQGGLAWVGGYVSVAAAISFLAVWRIGETRAQSMSECYDVR, from the coding sequence ATGACAACAAAAAACACGGCGCCTTCAATCGCTCATATTGCCTTTGCCAGCTTTATCGGAACGGCAATTGAATTCTATGATTTTTATATCTATGCGACAGCTTCGGCTTTAGTGATCGGGCGTGTGTTTTTTCCGCAGAGCGACCCGGCGGTACAAGCATTAAGCGCGTTTATGACATTTGGCATTGCTTTTCTTGCGCGGCCACTGGGAGCGCTGTTATTCGGCCATTTCGGCGACCGAATCGGACGCAAGGCAACTTTGGCCGCTTCTTTGTTGTTGATGGGGCTGTCCACGCTGCTGATCGGCTGTCTGCCCGGTTATGATACATTGGGCACATGGGCGCCGATCGCGCTCTGTCTGCTGCGCCTCGGGCAGGGTCTGGGGCTGGGCGGCGAGTGGGGCGGGGCAGTGCTGCTCGCTACAGAGTATGCGCCAGTCGGTCGCCGCGCCTGGTACGGCATGTTTCCGCAGTTGGGGCCGTCCGTAGGGTTTCTGTTGGCGACACTGAGCTTCTGGCTGCTTGCGGTCGGTTTGAGTGATGCGGATTTTCAGGATTGGGGCTGGCGTCTGCCTTTTCTGGCCAGTGGCTTTTTGGTTGCGGTGGGTTTGTATGTGCGTATGAAGCTGGCTGAGACGCCCGAGTTCTCGGCGCTGCTGGAACGTGAGCCGCCTTTGAAAATGCCGTTGACGGTTTTGCTGAGACAGCATCTGCGCGCCGTGCTGCTAGGGGCTCTGGCGATGGTGGTCTGCTACACGTTATTTTATACCGCGACGGTTTTCTGCCTGAGTTATGGAACCAATACGCTATCGATTCCGCGGCAGCAATTTTTAGGGATGCTATGCGTGGCTATCGTGTTCATGGCACTCGCGACGCCCTTGTCGGCCTGGGCCAGCGATAGATTCGGCCGCAGTCCCGTGTTGTTGATCAGCAGCTTTGTCGCCGTTCTGGCCGGTTTTACGCTTGCCCCGATGCTGAGCAGCGGTTCAATGCTGCAAATCACGCTGTTTTTGTCGCTGTCGCTGTTCTTGATGGGGGCGACCTTTGCGCCAATGGGCGCTTTGCTGCCTGAATTGTTCCCGGTGGCCGTGCGCTATACAGGCGCAGGAGCGGCCTATAATCTCGGCGGTATTTTAGGAGCATCGTGCGCGCCTTATATTTCACAGCTGCTGGCCAATCAGGGCGGTTTGGCCTGGGTGGGCGGTTATGTTTCAGTTGCTGCGGCCATCAGCTTTCTGGCTGTATGGCGCATTGGCGAGACCAGGGCGCAATCAATGAGCGAATGCTACGACGTAAGGTAA
- a CDS encoding L,D-transpeptidase: MKTDLFLDIAISNQQLSIIDNGKVLRSYAVSTARNGPGERRGSECTPTGWHRIRAKIGGGQPLRAVFVGRRPTGEIYSAELGRQYPQRDWILTRILWLGGLEPGKNRYGHVDTAWRYIYIHGCPDELMNGKPESHGCIRMKNADVLDLFDRVAAGMPVYIHQ; this comes from the coding sequence ATGAAAACCGATTTATTTCTGGATATCGCAATCAGTAATCAGCAGCTGAGCATAATTGACAATGGAAAGGTCTTGCGAAGCTATGCCGTGTCTACAGCCAGAAACGGTCCCGGCGAGCGCCGCGGCAGTGAGTGTACGCCGACCGGCTGGCACAGGATTCGGGCGAAAATCGGAGGCGGTCAGCCTCTGCGCGCGGTTTTTGTCGGCAGACGACCGACCGGTGAAATCTATAGTGCGGAGTTGGGCAGGCAGTATCCGCAGCGGGACTGGATATTAACCAGAATTTTATGGCTGGGCGGACTGGAGCCGGGGAAGAATCGCTACGGCCACGTCGATACGGCCTGGCGGTATATTTACATCCACGGCTGTCCCGATGAATTGATGAACGGCAAGCCTGAATCGCATGGCTGCATCCGCATGAAAAATGCCGATGTGCTGGATTTGTTTGATCGGGTGGCGGCCGGGATGCCTGTTTATATTCATCAATAG
- the truA gene encoding tRNA pseudouridine(38-40) synthase TruA translates to MTRIVLGVEYDGSGFSGWQWQPEKRSVQQTLEQALSKVANQPVTVTCAGRTDAGVHAFEQVAHFDVDVERELHAWMLGGNSNLPDDVKITWIKAAVGDFHARYSAIARFYRYIILNRPAKPALQHGRVTWCYNPLDAGKMHQAAQYLIGNHDFSSFRAQGCQSKSPWRIMHFIDVYRHEDHVIMDISANAFLHHMVRNIVGVLMAIGMGRQPVDWTRELLEVKSRKLGGITAPPDGLYLGGVYYPEHYGIARHPVFDKLPPDAKRFD, encoded by the coding sequence ATGACGCGTATCGTTTTAGGCGTGGAATACGATGGCAGCGGCTTTTCAGGGTGGCAGTGGCAGCCTGAAAAGCGCAGTGTTCAGCAAACGCTGGAGCAGGCTTTGTCGAAAGTCGCGAATCAGCCCGTTACCGTGACGTGTGCAGGCAGGACTGACGCCGGCGTGCATGCTTTTGAACAAGTCGCGCATTTTGATGTCGATGTAGAAAGGGAATTGCATGCCTGGATGCTGGGCGGCAACAGCAATTTGCCCGATGACGTCAAAATTACCTGGATAAAAGCGGCTGTAGGTGATTTCCATGCCCGATACAGCGCGATTGCGCGTTTTTATCGCTATATCATACTGAATCGTCCGGCTAAACCGGCCTTGCAGCATGGCCGGGTCACCTGGTGCTACAACCCGCTGGATGCCGGCAAGATGCATCAGGCGGCGCAATATCTGATCGGCAATCATGATTTCTCTTCGTTCAGGGCGCAGGGCTGCCAATCAAAAAGTCCGTGGCGCATCATGCATTTTATTGACGTCTATCGGCATGAAGATCATGTAATCATGGATATTTCCGCCAATGCCTTTTTGCACCACATGGTCAGGAATATTGTCGGCGTATTGATGGCTATAGGCATGGGCAGGCAGCCTGTGGATTGGACCCGGGAGTTGCTTGAGGTGAAAAGCCGTAAGCTGGGAGGCATAACAGCGCCGCCTGATGGGCTTTATCTGGGCGGGGTTTACTACCCTGAGCATTATGGCATTGCCAGACATCCGGTATTTGACAAATTGCCGCCAGATGCCAAACGTTTTGACTGA
- a CDS encoding DUF2231 domain-containing protein, which yields MIDVSNFLSFQIHGGGDHGGGVANSVASLLNFIEGLLSKEPADIFPAIMPGLTGMHNLHPLLVHFPIALLSTFLLLDVIGTLAKKTHWRDAASWFLYFGTVAAGLTVMAGFIAAGSVAHGENVHDIMELHEQMGVAVLVVAVLLSIWRIAGGSLIQGAANGLFLTLTTLLCGLMALGADLGGLMVYKYGVSVEAVKQPEDGHVHALQNAEDEHDQQNLEHDHATAHEHAEGDHVHAHEYAADDHVHDQEPVADSHTHDHASDGHTHSHTHASDGHTHEHASDGHKHTHAH from the coding sequence ATGATTGATGTGAGTAACTTTTTATCTTTCCAGATCCACGGTGGTGGCGACCATGGTGGCGGCGTTGCGAATAGTGTAGCGAGTCTTCTCAATTTTATTGAAGGGCTTTTAAGCAAAGAGCCGGCCGATATTTTTCCTGCCATCATGCCCGGACTGACCGGCATGCACAATCTCCATCCGTTGCTGGTGCATTTCCCTATCGCATTGTTATCGACGTTCCTGCTCTTGGATGTTATCGGTACGCTGGCGAAAAAAACGCACTGGCGTGATGCCGCCAGCTGGTTTCTTTATTTCGGAACCGTGGCGGCCGGGCTTACCGTTATGGCCGGTTTTATTGCGGCCGGCTCCGTGGCTCATGGGGAAAATGTGCATGATATTATGGAACTCCATGAGCAGATGGGTGTGGCTGTGCTGGTCGTTGCCGTTCTGCTTTCGATCTGGCGCATTGCGGGCGGAAGTTTGATTCAAGGTGCGGCAAATGGTCTTTTCCTGACTTTGACTACATTGCTTTGCGGCTTGATGGCATTAGGGGCCGATCTGGGCGGGTTGATGGTTTATAAATACGGCGTAAGCGTTGAAGCCGTCAAACAGCCGGAAGATGGCCATGTGCATGCTCTACAGAACGCTGAGGATGAACATGACCAACAGAATTTGGAGCATGATCATGCAACCGCTCATGAGCACGCAGAGGGTGACCATGTGCACGCTCACGAGTATGCAGCGGATGATCATGTGCACGATCAAGAACCTGTGGCGGACAGCCATACGCACGACCATGCATCTGACGGCCATACGCACAGCCACACACATGCATCCGATGGCCATACTCACGAGCATGCATCTGATGGTCATAAGCATACTCACGCGCATTGA
- a CDS encoding phosphoribosylanthranilate isomerase produces MRTRVKICGFTRVEDAVCAAQLGVDAIGLVFYPPSPRNVDIEQAVKIVSALPAFVSVVALFVDEQEARIREVLERVPVDCIQFHGDEPAEHCRIYGKRYMKAVSMRQGIDIPALAQHYHDAAGLLLDAWHPDAKGGTGSQFDWELIPRQCALPIVLAGGLAAENAKQAVQAVRPYALDVSSGVEAEKGIKDALKMAAFLRAVNEGDKS; encoded by the coding sequence ATGCGAACTCGCGTTAAAATTTGCGGTTTTACCCGTGTTGAAGATGCCGTTTGTGCCGCTCAACTGGGTGTGGATGCGATTGGCCTGGTTTTTTATCCGCCCAGTCCAAGAAATGTTGATATCGAGCAGGCAGTTAAAATTGTTAGTGCCTTGCCGGCATTTGTCTCTGTCGTGGCTTTGTTTGTCGATGAACAGGAAGCTCGGATACGTGAGGTTCTGGAACGGGTGCCGGTTGATTGTATCCAGTTTCATGGCGATGAGCCGGCCGAGCACTGTCGGATCTATGGCAAACGTTATATGAAAGCGGTTAGTATGCGGCAGGGCATCGATATCCCGGCTCTGGCGCAGCACTATCATGATGCGGCAGGATTGCTTCTGGATGCCTGGCATCCGGATGCCAAAGGCGGAACAGGCAGTCAGTTTGACTGGGAATTGATTCCACGGCAGTGCGCTTTGCCGATTGTATTGGCGGGTGGATTGGCTGCGGAGAATGCAAAGCAGGCTGTGCAGGCAGTAAGGCCGTATGCGCTCGATGTCAGCAGTGGCGTGGAGGCGGAGAAAGGGATTAAGGATGCGCTGAAAATGGCGGCATTTTTAAGAGCAGTTAATGAGGGTGACAAAAGTTAA